In Lolium rigidum isolate FL_2022 chromosome 7, APGP_CSIRO_Lrig_0.1, whole genome shotgun sequence, the DNA window AGTTGATACTGATTAAAGCGTCTTTGCTTGTGTTAACATGGTTTGAATGGTTTACATCTGCCATCTATGTAGCATCTGCTGTTTTTTCTTGTACTAAAGTCTATTAAACTGTAGGGTGAACCGCGCTGCTGCACAACTGTTCCAAGTACCATCCCTGACAGTACAAAGTCGTTGCCGGATAAACTGAAGGATCTCAAGGATCGTAAGAAGACATTGCAAGACATGGAAAAGGATATTGAGGAGCATGAGGAAATGATAAGCAAAGCGCTGCATGACCGCAAGGTTGCTAATGATTTGTTTGGCAAACGGCTTGATGACCGTAGGAAACTTCTTGCCAAAATAAGTAATGTGCCAGATGATTATCCAGAAACACATAATTTGCTTGATGTTCTTGCCAaaatgaatgatatgatggatgGTTTAGCCAAAGTACGTAAGATGCGAGTTGATTATGACAAAGATTGGGCCATTCAGGAGGCTAAGACTCGTGTGTTTGATGAACAAATGAAAATGTTACGTAAGAAGCGTGAGGACTATCTCACTGCTTTGAGGTAAAGAGATCTACAATCTATTCTTATTTGGTGTAATAAGCAGTATATTATTGTCATTTTTTATAACTTGTGTTGATCCAAACATGTTTGTCTCTCCTTGTCTATGTTCGAAGGCGATATAATGAATTGGCAAGATCCACCTTGGAGCAGGAGGAGAACCAGGAGAAGGTAAAGAAGGTTGCAAAACTGGGTGCCACTGTTAGCCTCGTGGGAGGGCTTCTGCTGATACTGGCATGTATCTAGATTAGAAAGCTTGTAGTTTGCTGCTTTGTCTTTTCGCGTAGAACTGAGCTTACAGATGACTAGGCCGAGCTGGTATATGGACAGGGCTGGCCCATAGGGCGGGGCAAAGGGGCGCTCGCCCCGGGCCTTCAGGAGCGAGGGCCCTGGCCCATGATTTTTTTTTACATACTTGATATATTTATACTTGTACTTAGGCTGTAGAGTGATTCTTAAAGATTTCAAAGACCAtggatctttcaaatgtaaatattatttagtttgttaTCGCATTACTCTAATATTTCTCTTGCCCAATACTAATATTTTTTAAGTCTTTCGTGTGTGATGGATATTGTTAGGTGGCCAGACCACCAATCATGCTTAAACTTTAAGTAATATATACAAATTTAGCATAAATATATATCTTTAAAAAAAATCTATAGTAGGGGGGCAATGGCCCCCTGCCCTACGATAACTTCACTATTGTGAACAAGGGGCCCTTGATATCGTTTTGCCCTGGAGCCTCCGAAATCTATGGACCAGCCCTGTATATGGAGTGGCGAAGTAGTAACAGTTAACTGTTTAGTTCATTAATCTCTCTCAGCCGTTGTGATAGTTCATTTGTGGAAGGCTTCTGCTGATGCTTGCAGAGATGTTGCTTAGAGCACCTCGAAGTCTGCTGTTGTTTCTTTCTATGCTCAGTTGGTACTTAGTGTAGTGAAGTAGAATTTAACTGTTAGTCTGTGTTTGCCGTCGTACTGTGCATCTTAGAACCTGCAGGAGGAGCTAAGATAAAGCCAAGTGATACAATGCTATAATTGAAGTTATCTCTGTGTAATACTAGGACATAACTCATGTATGCTATCTGACAAATCACTTTAAACAAAAGTAGTTGTCTGGTTTCCTATTAGGGCAATACTGATTAAGTGTCGTTGCTTGTGTTAACAAGGTTTGAGTTGTTTGCATTTGACATTGATGTGTCATCTACTGTTTTTCTTAACTGAAGTTGATTAAACTGTAGGATGAACCACGCTTCTGTGAAACTGTTCCAAGTGCCATGACTGACAGTACAAAGTCGTTGCTGGGTAAACTGAAGGATCTCAAGGATAGTAAGAAGGCATTGCAAGACATGGAAAAGGATATCGAGGAGCATGTCGAAATGATAAGGAAAGCGCTGCATGACCGTACAGTTGCTAATGATTTGTTTAGCAAACGGCTTGATGATCGTCAGGAACTTCTTGACAAACTACGTAATTTGCAAGATGATTATGGCAAAGCACGTAATATGCGAGATGGTCTTCCCAAAGTAAAATGAAAGATGATTTTGACAGAGATCAGACCATTGAGAGGGCTAAGCGCATTTTGATTGGTGAACAAATGGAAGTCTTATGTGCGAAGCATAAGGACTATCTCAGTGCTTTGAGGTAAATGGATCAACAATATATTCTTATTTGGTGTAATAAGCAACTTATTATTGTTATTTTTTATAACTCGTGTTGATCCATATATTTCTCCTTGTCTATTTTGGGAGGCGGTATCATGAATTGGAACGATCCACCATGGAGCAGGTGGAGAAGGTGAAGAAGGTAGTAAAAGTGGGTGCCGCTGTTGGCCTTGTGGGAGGGCTTCTGCTGATACTGGCAAAGATCTAGATTTGAGCAGTGTGCAGTTTGCTTCTTCTTTTTGTGTAGAACTGAGCTGGCAGATGACTCGGCCGAGCTGGTATTTTGGAGTGGCAGAGTAGTAACATTTGACTGTTTAGTTGACTATTTTCTCTATGCCGGTTTAACGGGGCATTCGTCGGAAGGCTTCTGCTGATAAAGATCTCAATTAGAGCACCTAGGAGTTTGCTGCTACTTATTTCTGTGTAGAACTGAGTTAACCAGATGAGCATGCTGAGCTGGTATTTAGTGTGGTGGAGTAGAATTTAACTGTTTTATTTATTTGGACCGATTTGAACCTGCAGTAGTAGCTAAGACAAGGCCAAGTTATACAATTGCTATCATTGCAGTTATCTCTATGTAATACCAGGAGATAACTCGATTTATGCTATGAAGACTTGGGCTGAAAAAAATGATGTGTTGCTCTTGGGGTGATGACTTAGTTGTA includes these proteins:
- the LOC124672398 gene encoding uncharacterized protein LOC124672398, with amino-acid sequence MEKDIEEHEEMISKALHDRKVANDLFGKRLDDRRKLLAKISNVPDDYPETHNLLDVLAKMNDMMDGLAKVRKMRVDYDKDWAIQEAKTRVFDEQMKMLRKKREDYLTALRRYNELARSTLEQEENQEKDEPRFCETVPSAMTDSTKSLLGKLKDLKDSKKALQDMEKDIEEHVEMIRKALHDRTVANDLFSKRLDDRQELLDKLRNLQDDYG